Proteins from one Cryptomeria japonica chromosome 4, Sugi_1.0, whole genome shotgun sequence genomic window:
- the LOC131035008 gene encoding transcription factor WER, which produces MGRRLFYYRDGLYKGPWTPDEDFLLIKYIQAHGVGRWRSVPKKAGLNRCGKSCRFRWMNYLRPGIKRGDISAEEEELIIKLHSLVGNRWSLIARRMPGRTDNEVKNYWNTHLRKRFKKSTDNEVTNEVVDENHMINHNSISTISHGVSDTSNNMPCMEAYNTAMVSAHYESSEAVGNEGWNHQTAHNSGIESSSSLNQLSTINQFSSCISSYKLACDQSLMGMDWSVGDLQALLSGYDLGTAHAFLT; this is translated from the exons ATGGGACGTAGGCTATTTTACTATAGGGATGGACTGTACAAAGGCCCATGGACACCAGATGAAGATTTTCTCTTGATCAAGTATATTCAGGCTCATGGAGTAGGACGTTGGCGAAGTGTTCCCAAAAAAGCTG GATTAAATCGCTGTGGGAAGAGTTGCAGGTTTAGATGGATGAATTATCTTCGCCCTGGTATCAAGAGAGGGGATATCTCAGCTGAGGAAGAGGAGCTTATCATAAAACTTCATAGCCTTGTGGGAAATCG GTGGTCTCTGATAGCTAGGAGAATGCCTGGTAGAACAGACAATGAAGTGAAGAACTACTGGAATACCCATCTGAGAAAGAGGTTCAAAAAGTCCACTGATAATGAAGTCACCAATGAGGTGGTTGATGAAAACCACATGATCAATCATAACAGCATTAGTACAATATCTCATGGTGTCTCTGATACTTCAAACAATATGCCATGCATGGAAGCATATAATACTGCAATGGTTTCTGCCCATTATGAATCCAGTGAAGCTGTTGGGAATGAAGGATGGAATCATCAGACAGCCCACAACTCTGGCATAGAATCTAGCTCTTCTCTAAACCAACTCTCTACTATAAATCAATTCTCTTCTTGCATTTCATCTTACAAATTGGCTTGTGACCAGTCTTTAATGGGGATGGATTGGAGTGTGGGTGATTTACAGGCATTACTATCTGGATATGACTTGGGAACTGCTCATGCATTTCTAACATAG